A genomic window from Pseudomonas argentinensis includes:
- a CDS encoding carboxy terminal-processing peptidase has protein sequence MRYQLSPRRISMKRSFISATLALVLGLGALPLAAKTTQADSWEYLQPDRDQVIASLNVVELLQRHHYSKPPLDDARSEKIYQGYLKMLDPARSYFTAADIAEFDRWKDKFDDLLKKGDLEPGFHIYKRHLERQQDRLNYVQGLLAKGVDKIDFTVDESLLVDREKAPWARDVAELDDLWRKRLKDEVLRLKLAGKEPKAIQELLTKRYKAQQARLQQTRSEDVFQAYINAFAMTYDPHTNYLSPDSAENFDINMSLSLEGIGAVLQSDNEHVKVVRLVPAGPAEKSKQISPADKIVGVGQGDDEIVDVIGWRLDEVVKLIRGPKGSRVRLEVIPASNAPNDMTSRVVSITREAVKLEEQAAKKSVLEVDQGGRAYKLGVIEIPAFYLDFKAFRAGDPDYKSTTRDVKKLITELQAEKVEGIVIDLRNNGGGSLQEATELTGLFIDKGPTVLVRNSDGRVDVLADEQDGAFYKGPMAVLVNRLSASASEIFAGAMQDYHRALILGGQTFGKGTVQTIQPLNHGELKLTLAKFYRVSGQSTQHRGVVPDIAYPDVMDNKEIGESALPEAMPWDSIRPAIKPELDPIKPFLTELKNRYDARTADNPDFNFARERLALSRELMAEKTVSLNEAKRRAQQADIEKRQLAIENARRSAKGEEPLKELKKEDEDDVLAQAEEDKKTKPEDDAYLTETGHILIDYLKLNTRLAKQ, from the coding sequence ATGCGTTATCAACTGTCCCCACGTCGAATCAGCATGAAGCGATCCTTTATCAGCGCTACCCTGGCCCTCGTTCTCGGGCTGGGCGCCTTGCCCCTTGCGGCCAAAACCACCCAGGCCGACTCGTGGGAGTACCTGCAGCCTGATCGTGATCAGGTGATCGCCAGCCTCAACGTGGTCGAATTGCTGCAGCGCCATCACTACAGCAAGCCCCCGTTGGACGACGCCCGCTCGGAAAAGATCTATCAGGGTTACCTGAAAATGCTCGACCCGGCGCGCAGCTATTTCACCGCCGCCGACATCGCCGAATTCGACCGCTGGAAGGACAAGTTCGACGACCTCCTGAAGAAGGGCGACCTGGAACCCGGCTTCCATATCTACAAGCGCCATCTCGAACGCCAGCAGGACCGTCTGAACTACGTGCAGGGGCTGCTGGCCAAGGGCGTCGACAAGATCGACTTCACGGTTGACGAGAGCCTCCTGGTCGATCGCGAAAAAGCCCCCTGGGCCAGGGACGTCGCCGAACTCGACGACCTGTGGCGCAAACGCCTGAAGGACGAAGTGCTGCGCCTGAAGCTGGCCGGCAAGGAACCCAAGGCGATCCAGGAGCTGCTCACCAAGCGCTACAAGGCGCAGCAGGCGCGCCTGCAGCAGACCCGCAGCGAGGACGTGTTCCAGGCCTACATCAACGCCTTCGCCATGACCTACGATCCGCACACCAACTACCTGTCGCCGGACAGCGCGGAAAACTTCGACATCAACATGAGCCTGTCCCTCGAGGGCATCGGCGCCGTGTTGCAGAGCGACAACGAGCACGTCAAGGTAGTGCGCCTGGTACCCGCCGGCCCGGCCGAGAAGAGCAAGCAGATCTCGCCTGCCGACAAGATCGTCGGGGTTGGCCAGGGCGACGACGAGATCGTCGACGTGATCGGCTGGCGTCTCGATGAAGTGGTCAAGCTGATCCGCGGTCCGAAAGGCTCGCGCGTGCGCCTGGAAGTGATTCCGGCCAGCAATGCGCCGAACGACATGACCAGCAGGGTCGTCAGCATCACCCGCGAGGCGGTGAAGCTCGAAGAGCAGGCGGCCAAGAAATCCGTCCTCGAGGTCGATCAGGGTGGCCGCGCCTACAAGCTGGGCGTGATCGAAATCCCGGCGTTCTACCTGGACTTCAAGGCCTTCCGTGCCGGCGACCCGGATTACAAGAGCACCACCCGCGACGTCAAGAAGCTGATCACCGAACTGCAGGCCGAGAAGGTCGAGGGGATCGTCATCGACCTGCGCAACAACGGCGGCGGTTCCCTGCAGGAAGCCACCGAACTGACCGGCCTGTTCATCGACAAGGGCCCGACCGTGCTGGTGCGTAACAGCGATGGCCGTGTCGACGTGCTGGCCGACGAGCAGGATGGCGCCTTCTACAAAGGCCCGATGGCCGTGCTGGTCAACCGCCTGTCCGCCTCGGCGTCGGAGATTTTCGCCGGCGCCATGCAGGACTACCACCGCGCACTGATCCTCGGTGGCCAGACCTTCGGCAAGGGCACCGTGCAGACCATCCAGCCCCTCAACCATGGCGAGCTGAAGCTGACCCTGGCCAAGTTCTACCGGGTTTCCGGGCAGAGCACCCAGCACCGCGGTGTGGTCCCGGACATCGCCTACCCGGACGTGATGGACAACAAGGAAATCGGCGAAAGCGCGCTGCCCGAGGCCATGCCCTGGGACAGCATCCGCCCGGCGATCAAGCCGGAGCTGGATCCGATCAAGCCGTTCCTCACCGAATTGAAGAACCGCTACGACGCCCGCACCGCGGACAACCCGGACTTCAACTTCGCCCGCGAACGCCTGGCTCTGTCCCGCGAGCTGATGGCCGAGAAGACCGTCAGCCTCAACGAAGCCAAGCGCCGCGCCCAGCAGGCCGACATCGAGAAACGCCAGTTGGCGATCGAGAACGCCCGGCGCAGCGCCAAGGGCGAAGAGCCGCTCAAGGAGCTGAAGAAGGAAGACGAGGACGACGTGCTGGCCCAGGCCGAGGAAGACAAGAAGACCAAGCCGGAAGACGACGCCTACCTGACGGAAACCGGCCACATCCTTATCGATTACCTCAAGCTCAACACCCGCCTGGCCAAGCAGTGA
- a CDS encoding MexC family multidrug efflux RND transporter periplasmic adaptor subunit, translating into MSRIRTRHVVSAITLAIVIGLAGCDKGEQGWGEAPPREVDVLTIKTEPFTVVAELPGRIEPVRVAEVRARVAGIVLKRTFEEGADVKAGDLLFQIDPAPFKAALSRAEGELARADAQLFQAQATLKRYEPLVKINAVSQQDFDVARATLRSAQADKRSAQANVETAKLDLGYAQVRAPIAGRIGRAQVTEGALVGQGETTLLARIQQLDPVYADFSQPAADALRLRAAIADGKVSGDGDKTLSLRVDGTDIQSQGTLLFTDISVDRSTGQIALRGRFDNPQGVLLPGMYVRVSTPQGLDQDAILVPQRAVQRAADGKASVMLLGADDTVEARPVTTGAMQGGRWQITDGLKAGDQVITSSLSAIRPGAKVVPRRPGADAQTDTPSQAQ; encoded by the coding sequence ATGAGCAGGATTCGCACCCGTCACGTCGTATCGGCTATCACCCTTGCAATCGTCATCGGCCTGGCCGGCTGTGACAAAGGCGAACAGGGCTGGGGCGAAGCGCCGCCTCGCGAGGTGGATGTCCTTACCATCAAGACCGAGCCCTTCACCGTGGTGGCCGAATTGCCGGGGCGTATCGAACCCGTGCGCGTCGCCGAGGTACGTGCCCGGGTCGCCGGTATCGTGCTCAAGCGCACCTTCGAGGAAGGCGCCGACGTCAAGGCCGGCGACCTGCTGTTCCAGATCGACCCCGCGCCGTTCAAGGCCGCGTTGTCGCGCGCCGAGGGCGAGCTGGCCCGCGCCGATGCGCAGCTGTTCCAGGCCCAGGCCACGCTCAAGCGCTACGAGCCGCTGGTGAAGATCAACGCGGTCAGCCAGCAGGACTTCGACGTGGCCCGCGCCACCCTGCGCAGTGCCCAGGCCGACAAGCGCTCGGCCCAGGCCAACGTGGAAACCGCCAAGCTCGACCTGGGTTACGCCCAGGTGCGCGCGCCCATCGCCGGGCGCATCGGCCGTGCCCAGGTCACCGAGGGCGCGCTGGTCGGCCAGGGCGAGACCACCCTGCTCGCCCGTATCCAGCAACTCGACCCGGTGTATGCCGACTTCAGCCAGCCGGCTGCCGATGCCCTGCGCCTGCGCGCTGCCATCGCCGACGGCAAGGTCTCCGGCGATGGCGACAAGACCCTGTCGCTGCGCGTCGACGGCACCGATATCCAGAGCCAGGGCACCCTGCTGTTCACCGACATCTCGGTGGATCGCAGCACCGGGCAGATCGCCCTGCGCGGACGCTTCGACAACCCCCAGGGCGTGTTGCTGCCGGGTATGTACGTGCGCGTGAGCACGCCCCAGGGGCTCGATCAGGACGCCATTCTGGTGCCGCAGCGCGCCGTGCAGCGCGCCGCCGACGGCAAGGCCAGCGTGATGCTGCTCGGCGCCGACGATACCGTGGAAGCACGGCCGGTCACCACCGGCGCCATGCAGGGCGGCCGCTGGCAGATCACCGACGGCCTGAAGGCCGGTGACCAGGTGATCACCAGCTCGCTGTCGGCCATCCGCCCCGGCGCCAAGGTGGTACCACGCCGCCCCGGCGCTGACGCCCAGACCGACACCCCTTCCCAGGCGCAATAA
- a CDS encoding DUF2057 family protein gives MRRLLVIALAGLLAACAQQPKVQLYPGAPQPQSEVLTVVVPGELEIRSINGQPYTAANAAYNLDDKQLLLQPGAYQIQAFYKYGFDVAGGISHEIVRGRTAIFAIDGKAGDVWRLEFDRPENLAEAKKFEDEFKAWAVNTRTGEREQAQQGNRNVSALAALMGTSEIAAQPTTVAPLGSAPAQAAQPVALHPAPAQAAALPHNDATLTTLQQMWNLLTPESRSAFLKWAKP, from the coding sequence ATGCGCCGCTTGCTCGTTATCGCCCTGGCCGGTCTACTGGCCGCTTGTGCCCAGCAGCCCAAAGTTCAGCTGTATCCCGGTGCACCTCAGCCGCAGAGCGAAGTGCTGACAGTCGTGGTACCCGGCGAACTGGAAATCCGCAGCATCAACGGCCAGCCCTATACGGCGGCCAATGCCGCCTACAACCTGGACGACAAGCAGCTGCTGCTGCAGCCGGGTGCCTATCAGATCCAGGCCTTCTACAAGTACGGTTTCGACGTTGCCGGTGGCATCAGCCATGAAATAGTTCGCGGCCGCACCGCCATCTTCGCCATCGATGGCAAAGCGGGCGACGTCTGGCGCCTGGAGTTCGACCGCCCGGAGAACCTGGCCGAAGCCAAGAAGTTCGAAGATGAATTCAAGGCCTGGGCGGTGAACACCCGTACCGGTGAACGTGAACAGGCCCAACAGGGCAATCGCAACGTTTCGGCACTCGCGGCCCTGATGGGCACCAGCGAAATCGCCGCTCAGCCCACCACCGTCGCCCCGTTGGGCAGTGCTCCGGCACAAGCCGCACAGCCGGTGGCGCTGCACCCCGCGCCGGCCCAGGCCGCAGCCCTGCCGCACAACGACGCCACCCTGACCACCCTGCAGCAAATGTGGAATTTGCTGACTCCGGAAAGCCGCAGCGCCTTTCTGAAATGGGCCAAGCCGTAA
- a CDS encoding TetR/AcrR family transcriptional regulator has translation MPRPVAEEKLLKALAVAMVEHPRGTFKEIAQAAGVSKATLNRYCGTRDNLIEMLFDYGSEVMNQVIAEADLQHAPVPEALQRLVDGHLVHRDLLVFLMFQWRPDSLHECGEQARWLPYTNALDQYFLRGQQEGAFRIDIGAPVLTELFASLLFGLVDGERRGRVARASMGPSLQTFFMQGAAT, from the coding sequence ATGCCAAGACCTGTCGCTGAAGAAAAACTGCTCAAAGCCCTGGCCGTGGCCATGGTCGAGCACCCGCGCGGCACCTTCAAGGAAATCGCCCAGGCGGCAGGTGTGAGCAAGGCGACCCTGAATCGCTACTGCGGCACCCGCGACAACCTGATCGAAATGCTCTTCGATTATGGCTCCGAAGTGATGAACCAGGTCATCGCCGAGGCCGACCTGCAGCATGCGCCGGTGCCCGAAGCCTTGCAACGCCTGGTGGACGGGCATCTGGTGCACCGCGACCTGCTGGTTTTCCTGATGTTCCAGTGGCGCCCGGACTCCCTGCACGAGTGCGGCGAGCAAGCGCGCTGGCTGCCGTACACCAATGCGCTGGATCAGTACTTCCTGCGCGGTCAGCAGGAGGGTGCCTTTCGCATCGACATCGGCGCGCCGGTGCTGACCGAGCTGTTCGCTTCGCTGCTGTTCGGCCTGGTCGACGGCGAACGCCGTGGGCGGGTGGCGCGGGCCAGCATGGGTCCGTCGCTGCAGACGTTCTTCATGCAGGGTGCGGCCACCTGA
- a CDS encoding SDR family oxidoreductase, translated as MPVEKVAIITAAGSGMGAAAARRLATDGFKVAILSSSGKGEALAEELGGFGVTGSNQSSEDLGRLVEGTLARWGRIDLLVNSAGHGPRAPILDISDEDWHRGLDTYLLNVIRPTRLVTPVMQGQKSGVIINISSAWTFEPSELFPTSAVFRAGLASFTKIFADTHARDNIRMNNVLPGWIDSLPATEARRASVPLQRYGSSEEVAATIAFLASEGAAYITAQNIRVDGGVTRAV; from the coding sequence ATGCCTGTAGAAAAAGTAGCAATCATCACGGCTGCCGGCAGCGGCATGGGCGCCGCAGCCGCACGCCGCCTGGCCACCGACGGTTTCAAGGTCGCCATCCTCTCCTCTTCCGGCAAGGGCGAGGCGCTGGCGGAAGAGCTGGGCGGCTTCGGAGTGACTGGCAGCAACCAGTCCAGCGAGGATCTCGGTAGGCTGGTCGAAGGCACGCTGGCGCGCTGGGGGCGCATCGACCTGCTGGTCAACAGCGCCGGCCACGGCCCACGGGCACCGATTCTGGATATCAGCGACGAAGACTGGCACCGCGGCCTGGATACCTACCTGCTTAACGTGATTCGCCCCACCCGCCTGGTGACGCCCGTCATGCAGGGGCAGAAGTCTGGGGTGATCATCAATATCTCCAGCGCCTGGACATTCGAGCCCAGTGAGCTGTTCCCGACCTCGGCGGTGTTTCGCGCCGGCCTGGCGTCGTTCACGAAGATCTTCGCCGACACCCATGCCCGCGATAATATCCGCATGAACAACGTATTGCCGGGCTGGATAGACAGCTTGCCGGCCACCGAAGCGCGCCGCGCCAGCGTGCCGCTGCAACGCTATGGCAGCAGCGAGGAAGTCGCGGCGACCATCGCCTTTCTGGCCTCCGAGGGAGCCGCCTACATCACTGCCCAGAACATCCGGGTGGATGGCGGCGTGACCCGCGCCGTCTGA
- a CDS encoding bifunctional diguanylate cyclase/phosphodiesterase, with translation MTVTEQLSSLGQILAHGDLHSLFQPIVSVAERRILGYEALTRGPSNSPLHSPLTLFAAARQTGLLSELELACRKSACRRFSEQQLDGLLFLNVSPDSLLDANHQPGRTLQLLQTYGIAPSRVVIELTEQSPTDDFYLLDTALHHYRDMGFSIALDDLGAGYSSLRLWSELRPDYVKIDRHFIDGIHRDAVKREFVGSILQMAKASRSKVIAEGIELEEELAVLCEMGVDLLQGYLLCRPQEAPPTDARKMLPAVGQAPTPLGEEGTDLTALLNEQLAVCVSTPTADVLEAFRAQANLNSLAVLDDEQRPVGIVHRHSLSDVLLKPFATELYARKPISRLMSNDFLAVEITQSLQQVSRLLTSRARQRMEEDFVITVDGCYQGLGRVIDVLKLITELKIQQARYANPLTLLPGNVPIQQCLARLLQQNREAAVCYVDVDSFKPFNDLYGYAKGDEVLLCLAHCLNERIDPSRDFVGHIGGDDFLLVFGSRDWRARLNQLLEDFQAQCRRFYLEEHLDAGCFISHNRQGQREEFPLLSLSLGVVHLHPQHCPQLDASELAGLASEAKRQAKAIPGYSLHVIDTHTLQERPPQASAG, from the coding sequence ATGACCGTCACCGAACAGTTGAGCTCGCTGGGCCAGATCCTCGCCCACGGTGATCTGCATAGCCTGTTCCAGCCCATCGTGTCGGTCGCCGAACGACGCATCCTCGGCTACGAAGCGCTGACCCGCGGCCCGTCCAACAGCCCCCTGCACTCGCCGCTGACCCTGTTTGCCGCGGCCCGCCAGACCGGCCTGCTCAGCGAGCTGGAGCTGGCCTGCCGCAAGAGCGCCTGCCGCCGTTTCAGCGAGCAGCAACTCGATGGCTTGCTGTTTCTCAACGTCTCGCCGGATTCGCTGCTCGACGCCAATCACCAACCCGGCCGCACCCTGCAATTGCTGCAGACCTACGGCATCGCCCCCAGCCGGGTGGTCATCGAACTGACCGAGCAATCACCCACCGACGATTTCTACCTGCTCGACACCGCCCTGCACCATTACCGCGACATGGGCTTTTCCATCGCCCTGGACGACCTGGGCGCTGGTTATTCCAGCCTGCGCCTCTGGTCGGAACTGCGCCCCGACTACGTGAAGATCGATCGCCACTTCATCGACGGCATCCACCGTGATGCGGTGAAACGCGAGTTCGTCGGTTCCATCCTGCAAATGGCCAAGGCCTCGCGCTCCAAGGTGATCGCCGAAGGCATCGAACTCGAGGAAGAGCTCGCCGTGCTCTGCGAGATGGGCGTCGACCTGCTCCAGGGCTACCTGCTCTGCCGTCCCCAGGAAGCGCCCCCCACCGACGCCCGCAAGATGCTGCCTGCCGTCGGCCAGGCGCCTACGCCGCTGGGTGAGGAAGGCACCGACCTCACCGCCCTGCTCAACGAACAGCTGGCGGTCTGCGTTTCCACACCCACCGCCGACGTGCTGGAGGCGTTTCGCGCCCAGGCCAACCTCAATTCCCTGGCGGTGCTCGACGACGAGCAGCGCCCGGTGGGCATCGTGCACCGTCATTCGCTGTCGGACGTGCTGCTCAAGCCCTTCGCCACCGAGCTGTACGCGCGCAAGCCGATCAGCCGCCTGATGAGCAACGATTTCCTGGCGGTGGAGATCACCCAGTCGCTGCAACAGGTCAGCCGTCTGCTGACCAGCCGCGCCCGCCAGCGCATGGAAGAGGATTTCGTGATCACCGTCGATGGCTGCTATCAGGGTCTGGGTCGGGTGATCGACGTACTCAAGCTGATCACCGAACTGAAGATCCAGCAGGCCCGCTATGCCAACCCACTGACCCTGCTGCCGGGCAACGTGCCGATTCAGCAGTGCCTGGCGCGCCTGCTGCAGCAGAACCGCGAAGCGGCGGTCTGCTACGTCGACGTCGACAGCTTCAAACCCTTCAACGACCTGTACGGCTACGCCAAGGGCGATGAGGTGCTGCTGTGCCTGGCCCACTGTCTGAACGAGCGCATCGACCCCAGCCGGGATTTCGTCGGTCATATCGGCGGTGATGATTTCCTGCTGGTGTTCGGCTCGCGGGACTGGCGTGCCCGCCTCAATCAGTTGCTGGAGGACTTCCAGGCGCAGTGCCGGCGCTTCTACCTGGAAGAACACCTGGACGCTGGCTGCTTCATCAGCCACAACCGCCAGGGCCAGCGCGAGGAGTTCCCGCTGCTGTCACTGTCGCTCGGCGTGGTCCACCTGCACCCACAGCATTGCCCGCAGCTGGACGCCAGCGAGTTGGCCGGCCTGGCCTCCGAAGCCAAGCGCCAGGCCAAGGCGATACCGGGTTACAGCCTGCACGTGATCGACACCCATACGCTGCAGGAACGCCCCCCTCAGGCCTCGGCGGGATAA
- a CDS encoding NAD(P)H-quinone oxidoreductase has product MKALQGVEGQVEWVDRPTLACDVGEVRIRVAAAGLNRADLLQRAGNYPPPPGASDTLGLECAGIVSEVGPGCDDWQVGDRVCALLAGGGVAEEVVVDARHVLPVPEGLSLHEAAGLPEVYATAWLNLFQLACLKPGEKVLLHAGASGVGSAAIQLCKAFGSSCWVTVGSQERLAYCESLGANGGAIRDKDGLKVPDDFGPFEVILDPVGANYAALNLKLLARDGRWVNIGLMGGRKAEIDMAQVLGKRIQLIGSTLRNRDELFKAELLRDLRQHVWPLFSEGRLKPQLARTFPIAEAHEAYATLEGNQVNGKLVLVIDDSLS; this is encoded by the coding sequence GTGAAAGCATTGCAAGGCGTTGAAGGGCAGGTGGAATGGGTCGATCGACCCACGCTTGCCTGTGATGTAGGGGAAGTGCGCATTCGTGTGGCGGCAGCGGGCCTGAACCGCGCCGACCTGTTGCAGCGGGCCGGCAATTACCCGCCACCACCGGGTGCCAGCGACACGCTGGGCCTGGAGTGTGCGGGCATCGTCAGTGAAGTGGGGCCGGGTTGTGACGACTGGCAGGTGGGCGATCGCGTCTGTGCCCTGCTGGCCGGCGGCGGCGTGGCCGAAGAGGTGGTGGTCGATGCCCGCCATGTGCTGCCGGTGCCGGAAGGCTTGTCGCTGCACGAGGCCGCGGGGCTGCCCGAGGTGTACGCCACCGCCTGGCTCAACCTGTTCCAGCTGGCCTGTCTGAAGCCCGGCGAGAAGGTGCTGCTGCATGCCGGCGCCAGTGGCGTCGGCTCGGCGGCCATCCAGCTGTGCAAGGCGTTCGGCAGCAGCTGCTGGGTGACCGTCGGCTCCCAGGAACGCCTCGCGTACTGCGAAAGCCTGGGCGCCAACGGCGGCGCGATTCGTGACAAGGACGGCCTCAAGGTGCCCGATGATTTCGGCCCCTTCGAGGTCATCCTCGACCCGGTTGGCGCCAACTACGCGGCGCTTAACCTCAAGCTGCTGGCGCGCGATGGGCGTTGGGTGAACATCGGCCTGATGGGCGGGCGCAAGGCCGAGATCGACATGGCCCAGGTGCTCGGCAAGCGCATCCAGCTGATCGGCTCGACGCTGCGCAACCGCGACGAGCTGTTCAAGGCCGAACTGTTGCGTGACCTGCGCCAGCACGTCTGGCCGCTGTTCAGCGAGGGGCGACTCAAGCCGCAACTGGCCCGCACCTTCCCGATTGCCGAGGCCCACGAAGCCTACGCCACCCTGGAAGGTAACCAGGTCAACGGCAAGCTGGTACTGGTCATCGACGACAGCCTGAGCTGA
- the gcvA gene encoding transcriptional regulator GcvA, with product MSEEFGHLPSLNALRVFEVVARHLNFRLAADELGVTQSAVAQQVRALEADLSVKLFERQARGLALTESGRGYSQSVRRAFEQIADATRALRPAPSYLTISVTPTFASKWLIPRLPDFSARYPDVDLKILASERLSSFHNDGVDMAVRYGCPPFGPGLHAELLLEQAIVAVVSPGLLERLGAPGDLQTLARYPLLHDAHNLWPRFLDLLFPDALQASARSVRFNQTSLAIEAAVAGQGIALANRFFVTRDIQAGRLINPFDATLRDDRGFYLLGPRRVRQQAPFAVVRDWLLAQTHDDLR from the coding sequence ATGTCGGAAGAGTTCGGTCACTTGCCATCGCTCAATGCCCTGCGGGTGTTCGAGGTGGTGGCGCGGCATCTGAATTTTCGCCTGGCCGCCGATGAGCTGGGCGTTACCCAGAGCGCGGTGGCGCAGCAGGTGCGAGCCCTGGAAGCCGATCTGTCAGTCAAGCTCTTCGAGCGGCAGGCGCGTGGTCTGGCGCTGACCGAGAGCGGCAGAGGCTACAGCCAGAGCGTGCGCCGGGCTTTTGAGCAGATCGCTGACGCCACCCGGGCGTTGCGGCCGGCGCCCTCGTACCTGACGATCAGCGTGACGCCGACATTTGCCTCGAAATGGCTGATTCCGCGACTGCCGGATTTCTCTGCGCGCTACCCGGACGTCGACCTGAAAATCCTCGCCAGTGAGCGGCTTTCCAGCTTTCACAACGATGGGGTGGATATGGCCGTGCGTTATGGCTGCCCGCCGTTCGGCCCTGGCCTGCACGCCGAGCTGTTGCTGGAACAGGCGATTGTCGCCGTGGTGAGCCCAGGCTTGCTCGAGCGCTTGGGCGCCCCGGGCGATCTGCAGACCTTGGCGCGTTATCCCTTGCTGCATGACGCCCACAACCTCTGGCCGCGGTTTCTCGATCTGCTGTTCCCCGACGCGCTGCAGGCCTCTGCCAGAAGCGTGCGCTTCAACCAGACGTCACTGGCCATCGAGGCGGCAGTCGCGGGTCAGGGCATTGCCTTGGCCAATCGTTTTTTTGTCACCCGGGACATTCAGGCCGGGCGTCTGATCAACCCCTTTGACGCCACGTTGCGGGACGACCGCGGGTTCTATCTGCTCGGCCCGCGGCGAGTCAGACAGCAGGCACCCTTCGCGGTGGTTCGTGACTGGCTGCTGGCGCAGACTCATGACGATCTTCGATGA
- a CDS encoding helix-turn-helix domain-containing protein, with protein MNVQVIERDGEPEYAVVPWADYQALLQAAGQSAVTPAAQAEVDAPKALTELSALREAKGLSRDELARAVGISPHYLGMIESGERQPDAAILRALAWVLGISGWQA; from the coding sequence ATGAATGTACAAGTGATCGAGCGTGACGGTGAACCGGAGTACGCGGTCGTGCCGTGGGCCGATTATCAGGCGCTGCTCCAGGCTGCCGGCCAGAGTGCCGTGACACCGGCGGCTCAGGCGGAAGTCGATGCCCCGAAAGCTTTGACCGAGCTGAGCGCGTTGCGCGAGGCCAAGGGCCTGAGCCGTGATGAGCTGGCGCGGGCGGTGGGTATCAGCCCCCATTACCTGGGCATGATCGAAAGCGGTGAGCGCCAGCCCGATGCGGCCATTCTGCGGGCCTTGGCCTGGGTGCTCGGCATCTCGGGTTGGCAGGCATGA
- a CDS encoding beta-ketoacyl-ACP synthase III: MHNVVISGTGLYTPANSISNDELVASFNAYVQQFNADNAAAIERGEIEALSESNSAFIEKASGIKSRFVIDKQGILDPQRMVPSIPERDNEQWGILCEMAVAAAEEALARAGKTAADIDGVIVACSNLQRAYPAVAIEVQAALGIQGFGFDMNVACSSATFGIQAAANSIQLGQARAILMVNPEICTGHLNFRDRDSHFIFGDAATAVILERADLATSEHQLEILGTKLLTQFSNNIRNNFGFLNRAADEAGAVAEGRLFVQEGRKVFKEVCPMVAELIAAHLQENGLDVADVKRFWLHQANLNMNQLIARKLLGRDPEAHEAPVILDTYANTSSAGSVIALHKHQDDLPAGTLGVLSSFGAGYSIGSVILRKR; the protein is encoded by the coding sequence GTGCATAACGTCGTCATCAGCGGTACGGGCCTTTATACCCCGGCCAACAGCATCTCCAACGACGAGTTGGTGGCGTCCTTCAATGCCTATGTGCAGCAGTTCAACGCGGACAACGCCGCGGCCATCGAGCGCGGCGAGATCGAGGCGCTGAGCGAGTCGAACAGCGCCTTTATCGAGAAAGCCTCGGGCATCAAGAGCCGTTTCGTGATCGACAAGCAGGGCATCCTCGACCCGCAACGCATGGTGCCGTCCATCCCCGAGCGCGATAACGAGCAGTGGGGCATTCTTTGTGAGATGGCGGTGGCGGCCGCCGAAGAGGCGCTGGCCCGTGCCGGCAAGACTGCCGCTGATATCGACGGGGTGATCGTCGCCTGTTCCAACCTGCAGCGCGCCTATCCGGCGGTGGCCATCGAAGTGCAGGCGGCGCTGGGTATCCAGGGCTTCGGCTTCGACATGAACGTGGCCTGTTCCTCGGCGACCTTCGGCATCCAGGCGGCGGCCAATAGCATTCAGCTCGGCCAGGCGCGGGCGATCCTGATGGTCAACCCGGAGATCTGCACCGGGCACCTGAACTTCCGCGACCGTGACAGCCATTTCATCTTTGGCGATGCGGCCACGGCGGTGATTCTGGAACGCGCGGATCTGGCGACCTCGGAGCATCAGTTGGAGATCCTCGGCACCAAGCTGCTGACCCAGTTTTCCAACAATATCCGCAACAACTTCGGCTTTCTCAACCGCGCCGCCGACGAGGCAGGTGCAGTGGCCGAAGGCCGGCTGTTCGTGCAGGAAGGGCGCAAGGTGTTCAAGGAAGTCTGCCCGATGGTCGCCGAGCTGATCGCCGCCCACCTGCAGGAGAACGGCCTGGATGTGGCCGATGTGAAGCGCTTCTGGCTGCACCAGGCCAACCTCAACATGAACCAGCTGATCGCCCGCAAGCTGCTCGGCCGTGACCCGGAGGCCCATGAGGCGCCGGTGATTCTCGACACCTACGCCAATACCAGTTCGGCCGGCTCGGTGATTGCCTTGCACAAGCATCAGGATGATCTGCCGGCAGGTACCCTGGGTGTGCTCAGCTCGTTTGGCGCCGGTTATTCGATCGGTAGCGTGATTCTGCGCAAGCGTTGA